The DNA window ACTCGAAGCGCTTTCCTCGGATCTGCTTGGCCATCTCGCGGATCTCCTTGAGCGTCTCGTCCATGGACATATCGGGCACTGTGTAGACGCCGCTCTCCTCCCGCAGACCCTCCTCGcgctccagctcctccagcttgTCGAAAATGTCGGCGTCGATGTAGTCGGCAATGTTGTGTCCCTGCCAGAACTCTGGAATCACATCGTAGCGCTCCTCCTCGGGGATCTCGCTGTAGTTCTTCTTGAGGTCCAGCGTGTAGTCGTCGCCCATCTCCTCCTCGATCTCCTTCTCCAGCTTGCGTTTGCGCTCCGCCTTCTCGGCATTCTGTTGAAGGCGGGCGGAAGCCTTTTCTGGGATGCAGGGTGCACGGAGTTTGTCATCTCGCGGCGCTGGCATGGCCACATGCAGGCGGTTCAAGATGTTGTCCACCTTCTTTGTGCGCATCTTCTGGTCCACACGGTAGGAGAGCAGACGCTCGCAGGCTTCGGTTTTCACCTCCATAACTCCGGTTTCCTGCACGGTGGACATGAGCATCACGGGTATGTTCTTGTCCTCCTGCAGTTTGGTAATGATCTGCCTGCGCTCCTCTGGCAAATCCTCTGGTGTTAGGATATCTATCTTATTGATGGCCAGGATCAGGGGTTTGTTGGTGAACAAAGGTTTAATGCTCTCGAACAGTTTGACCTGTTCCTCCAAGGAGTGACCGCACTGCTCGGAGATGTCCATGAAGTACAGAACACAGGCGCGCAGATGGGCCAAGGCAGTGATGGCCTGCATTTCGATCACATTGCGCTCCTCCAGAGGATGATCCAGAATTCCGGGTGTGTCGATCACCTGCCAGCGCAGGTATTTGTAGTCTGTGTGGCCAACATACAGGGATTTGGTGGTGAAGGCATAGGGCTGCACCTCCACGTCGGCACGGGTGATCTTGTTGATGAAGGAGGATTTGCCCACATTGGGGAAGCCGCAGATGATGATGGTACGGGAGTAGGGATCGATGGTGGGCAAACGTGAGAGATGCTGACGCACTTGCTCCAAATAGGTGAGGTTGGAGGCCTGTCGCTTCATGATGGTGGCCATGCGACCCAGGGCCGCTTTCTTCAGCTGCTTGCAGCGATACAGGGAATCTCCGTATTTCAGCAGGCGAACGTAGTCCTTAGCCACACTAGAAAAAGTATAGTTATGATTGGGGTAACGTTGGTTTTGAAGTCCTCTTTAGACACTCACTTGTCCACCAAATGCCTGGCTGTGTTGAGCTGACCCAGGGCCAGCTTGTAATGGTCCTTGTCGTACAGCACGTTCATCAGATCGGCGTAGAAGGGATGCACATCGTCCAGCTTGGGGAAATCCTGAATGATCTGCGACAAACGATCGTGGAAGTTCTGCTGCGTGTACTTCACCTTGCGCGTGTAGAAGGCCCGAATTCTGGATATCTTGTAGCCCTTGTGGACCACTGTCGGGGTCTTACGCTGTGTCTTCGACAGCATAATGTCGATGAAGTCCTGTGCAGGAGGGATAAAGCCATGATATTATTTACATATTCCGCATTTGGTAAACACCTGCAGTGAGGTTATGTCGGTGCCTCAGGGGGTGCTCCGCTGGACGCGGGGCGCCTGGTGTCACTTACCTTGGCTGGCGGAACCACCATGATCTTCTTGAAGTTGTACAGACTCATCTTGGCAGGATTGGTTTATTTTCCACGCGacgaaaggaaaataaatgggAATCGACAGCAAAAACACCACGCGGTGTCAGCTTCGTATTCCAAAAAGAACCGATTCGTGGGCGGAACCAGTTCAGGTTCACATGTGCTCGGCGACGTTGCCAGTGTTTATGAAGGTCTGACGGAGTGGCAACACTTTCCACGCAAATAATACGTTTCCACTAAACAATTtaacttataaataaatacaacatTCAAGGTTATTTATTAactaaattgtaataaaaaaatgcacaaaaatgtcaagtaaaatatttgtctcaaaattgatttaaatcattttcaaaACACCTTGAATATAAGAATATATGAACTTTATAAAAAGTCCTTTTATTAGAAGCAACAAGtgcatatttattgtttttcaacCCTTTTCTCGctgtattattaaaaaaaattaaaacaaaaatgtagatTTAACAATAAGTAAAGCAAAACACAaccaataaaaacattttggaataaatagaatttcaaaagtataataaataaaaagtaccCATTCCACTGCCAAGAAGCGAGGCAGTGGGAACATCTTAAACGACACGTAggaaccaaaacaaaacaatttgtgGACACAAACAACATGGATTCGAAGGCTGCGGAATCTGTGTTCTTATCAAAAGAACAAATTACCAAGATATTGAGCGAAACGCCAGCGGGATTTATAAGGCCCACGGACCCACCGTCACCAGGCCTGCCGCCTTTCAAGAAACTAGGAGTTCTGGTGGAAATTGATGACATCGTGGGCGACCAGGACAAGGCGGCGAAAATCAGTGACAAGGAGCAATCCTATAGTTGCGCAGAATGTCGCAGGATGTTGCCCACGGCGCATTTGCTGGATTTGCACATCACCGAACAGCACGATTTCTACTTCGCCGCCAGCGTGGATCGCGGGGACAAGCCCATGTTTGCCTGCTTCCTGGAGGAGTGCACCACCAAGTTCCATTCTCCTCGACAGCGCAAGGATCACTGCATTGTGGTGCACAAGTTTCCGGCCAACTATCGGTTCGATCAGGGCAAGGATAAGCCAAAGGAGAAGCGTAAACCCAAAAGCAAACCCAATGCCATGGATGTGGACGAGGTGCCTGGGGAGAACAGAGGGCTGCCCTACATCAAGGCCTTCAGTTTTGGCCACCAAACGCACAGGACTTTCTACACTCGCAAGGCCCAAAAGTCTGGCGAAACCCTCGAGAATGTCCAATCCATGAAGGACGCCATCAACGATATCCTGGATTAGGTATACAGATACAACTATTTATTTAGCGAATGAAGCAGCATTATCATTATCCTGGTACAACTACATTAGTCTGTTAGCGGAAACATCGCAGATCATTTTGCCTTAGCACTGGGCctgtaaataaaattgagtTTTGTTGTTGATTCCCAATCCCAAATTGCATACTTCGCTTCTTCTTCCATGGGGATTACTTACTTTCCGGTGTTAGCATTGATATAGTGATAGGCCACCACCAACAGGAAGAGGAATACTCCGAGGACGTTGGAGAAAATGGCCAATTGCACGTCGGTGATCATTTTGGAGAATGCCTATAAAGATTGTAATCCATTAGAACTAAGTGGTCGAATGACACGTCATGGGTGCGGGCCGGAAACCAATATTTCTGGTAGTTCCGCTTTCAATGAAGGACCAGAGGAAGATGGGCCTTCTTCGGTGGCTAGGAACTACTCAAATTGCTCCTTTTGCCGGTTTTAATTCAAGTATTTTACCTTTTTCAGCGAAAAAACGAGCCGGTTTTTATTGtgtacaaatatttaagaGTGACCGTGCTTAGTTCAGTAAAATATACCAAACTCTCAGCCATTCTTGTAACTTATTTCAAATATACTAAATATACCAAATAAATAGTAGGGATATTCACACGCCTctgttaaaattttaaattaaaagccttttaaaacttaataaaagTCAAAATATACTctataaattcatttattccatctaaaaatatgtttgtgCGATTTCGCCGTGATCCTAAATgaaaaagaattatttttctttttattatttcaataaaacatttaaaaacttttttagaCAATCAATCGAGTTTATTGTTTTAAGACATAAATTcagcattttttattaaaattattttacaacttaTAAAAACAGTGTCCGATGTtttgtaataatatattttctgcattgaaaatgttttgagTAATCGAAACTTGTTAGAATTACtatttaaacatatataagGGTCatcttataaattatttaaaaatattttcgtatCTAAGGCTTATCTTAGTTTGCATAATACTTATTGCTTTCTTATGTTTCTTGTGCTGTTCTATTTTGAAGGTCACTTGTTTTGTGGAAATTGTTGCGtcagtttaaaattgtttagtaTCGTACAGTAATTGCCATCATAATGATATCTCTCAATTGCTCtagcttaaatattaaagaagaCACTTAAGTGCAATCGCAGCTACCACACACACtcctcacgcacacacagagcTCTTAAAATGCCAGTACAGGAATAAATTAAATAGGAGCTTCGCAAAGCTTGGCTTCACTGGCCCGATAAAGAAATTCCGCAATGATGCCAAGCTGAAGGTCCCAGCTTCGGCTACAACTCATGGAATTTGTAATAACTGTGGTGAATTCCTCCTGGGGGTTAGTTAGAAGTAATCGTGATTCCCTGGGGCGAAGAGGCGTTCATGTCTTGCACTGTACGCGCCAAATAGGGCTTCGTGTTGGGCCTTTGAAATAGGTCCGAGACATAGTTGGCCTGCAAGGAAACAtaagaaaatatgttaaataaaatcgaaaaaaataatgtcaTACATTTGAGAATTTAATCAGCAAAATGTCTAGCCTTGGCAAAAGAAATGTATAACTCAgcaaagtataaatataattttatcaacTTTCTGCGGATGTTGATAAAGatggtttgtttttataaacattttagcAGGGGGTACTTATAgcagtttttataaaaagaaaaacctgAAGTAACGTTAGAAGCATTACAAATAGTAATGATCGTAATGGATCTCTTTAAATCGAAGAAGTACCTCTGCAACATTAAACAAAGCCTCCTAAAAGTATACGTTGGAGGTTCTTACCCCTTTCATATCTCCTTAATTGAATCGCTTTGAAATATGATGGGTTCTGCGTCCCCCTTGGAAAAACCCCCTATCACCGGTCAAGCGTGAAATTACAACTGGACAGCTGCATGGCCAGCTGGGTGGAAAAGTCAACCCGGCCTGGAAACAAGGTTTCGTGCTGCGGATGGCATTGATTGGCACCACACGCAACGACAGAGGAGCCGCGGCAAGGTGTTGAGTTCTGCCAATTCGGAGAACGTATCCCGCAGTTCAATTAAGGCTAATGGCCACCACCAGGTTAATAATGATTAGTCGGGGTATGCAGAATTTGTGATGCTTTAATTGCTAATTGCTAATCTTTTTTACAATGTCATTAGCTGATTCTGTCTCTGTGCTCCTCGATCACTTTGCCTTGCTTTTGGCGGGCCAAACTGTTTGAAAATTAAACCAACTCTGGGGCAAACCGTAGCTCTAAAAAGATGATGGAAGTGTTGCATGTGAATTTGGGGtacatttttctaaatatgTCTAAAACCAAGAGTTGGATGAGGAGAAGATAATACATGTGTCATAAAACAGGATAAAAAAGTTCCTATCTTTTgagtaaaatataattttttaattgagtCATAAGATTGGGTTTCAAGAAGAATATGTTTGGAGAATATGTTTCAAGAGAATATTTGGAaccatttaatattaaatgtgTAGTGGAATAGTAAAAATGGGGGAGTGATATTGGGATTTTTAACGAGGGTGTTACTTACCACAACCAAAGCGCATATGGAGCCAATGAGCGATCCTGCCAGCACATCGGACCAGTGGTGCTTGTAGTCCGAGACGCGGCTCAAAGCCGTGTACCAGGCCACCATGATGAACACGAACTGGAGAAGGTGACGCAGCAGCTTGGAGCCCCGCCAGGTCATGCGTGCCTGCAGGTACAGCTGCAGCATGGAGGTACATATAGGGAGAAACAATGAGGCCCCGGATCGTGTGACTATAACAATGGACTTACCGCCAGATAGACCATGGCGAAGAAGGTGAAGCTGGAGTGGCCGCTGGGGAAGGAGAGGCGCATCTCTTTGAGCATGCGCGCCGACGAGCCGACTCCCTTGCACTCGAACTCCTGGATGTACCTCCCCACATTTATGGGATCGTCGCAGGTGGTGCCGTCGGGCATCTGGGGCTGGCACACCTGTGGGCGGCAGGAAGCAAGGTATTGGTTGCTATATGAGCAGCGATACGATACGATGACTTGGACTTAAGCTGCTTAGGGCTTCTTTGTGGAGCCTCCCCTGGGATCTCTACATGGCTACATGTGCCGCAAATTAGAGAGGTTGCTGCTCAAAACGAGGCAACAGCTGCAGTTGCATTGCATTTTCTGCCGGGTTGCCGCACTTCACTAAACAATAGGGCGGCTCTGTGCTGCAGCTCCCCTTTTAAAGTAATCCGTATAGCAATCCCTATAGCGAGCCCTATACCATCTCCCCAAATGAGGCGCACGATAACAAGCTAACAAGCCACTTGCCGCCGcgaatatttatgaaattgtCTGACATCCAGTCaaaatatcataaataaaCAGACCAAGCGATCTGGGAATTCGGGGTTGATGGGAATCCGAAACACCCTGACGAGTAAATAAACAGTTCCAAAAAAAGTTTCTTCAAAAGAAAACCATCTAACGAGTTTAAATGAAACTAATACCATTCGTTGggtaataaaaagtataattttaaatcatcttAATCATTGGTAAAAAAGAACTGCATACTCTTACTACtataaaataatcattttttttagtttattatttaatcAACAATCTCCTCCAAGCTGTATCTGTTGACTAGTCCCATTATCATATCGTTACAAGACCTATGCTACATAGGTAGTGTATTCCTTATAACGCATTGCAACCAACTGCCATCCCACCCCTTTTGGCCCAATTCTATTAATAACCTTTCCCCACATCGTGTGTGTTTTTGACATTGTCCCCGAACCGCCTGTACAAGTCCGTCTCCTACTTCGATATTGGATTTGTCTTCGTTGTCGCTGCCAGTGTCGCCTGTCTTGCTGCACATGTTGcagattaaaattaattggcaATGTCAGAACGGGGATACCGCTGTGGAATGGCCTGTGGAATGGACACGCAGATATCTGCACTTACCGCCATAAAATGGGGACGCAGCCGGCCGATGGAATACTTCGCTATATCCGTGGTCAACTGGCTGACAACGGCGCCGAACGCATAGATGCCGACCTTCTTGTAGCACTCGATCAGCCAGTCGGGCACATCGTAGTTCATAAAGACATACCGCCGACTGGTGGCATTGCCATTATCCTGCCTTGCCTTGTGCTGGGAAATGATCACCTCCACGCTGACTATCTGAAATGGGAGTGAGTTCCGCGAGTTAGCAGATCGTTAAATCGAACCCTTTTCCCTGGAAGTCATTAGGGCGCgcatgcaaatatttatagcaGCCAAAAGGGGGCCAATATCTTGTCTAGGCGCATTAGGGCCAGCACATGTTGCTCTAGTCTTAATTGCCGACATGTGGACACTGGGAGCATGCATGTGGTATGTGGTATCTTGCATCATAGCTCCATGGTGCCGACAACTGAACTTGAGGCTATTGCGCAATCTTCGCTCAAGTATCTGACAGCTGCTTGACACAATTTCTAGCTGTCCATCACCCACACTCCGTTCACTCACCACGCCAACTGGTATCACCACTCCGATGAAGTATAGCATCCAATTCCGGACCGTAGAATCGTGGAACGGATGCTTCAGCGTCTCGTCATCGCAGAAGAAGCCCCGCTTATAGGGCTCGCCCAGCAGGAAAAACAGCAGTATGGGAAAACCAGCTGAAAgcaaaaattggaaaaaagaatttataaataCTCATTTATCAATATACATTTTGAGCACCCCCCTTCATCTTAGTAGGTCATCGGGCCCTAAGTGCTGTGACACTATCTCCTGGGGGGAATGACGGAAACCCTATTGACTTATGATATGTCTAAGCCAGCGATAAGATTCAAAGTGACAAGCGAACGTGTGCGGGGTTTCAATGGGGGATCATAAAATAAGCCCGACTAGGGAAATCTGTCAGCGACTTCTTGGCctgtcta is part of the Drosophila biarmipes strain raj3 chromosome 2R, RU_DBia_V1.1, whole genome shotgun sequence genome and encodes:
- the LOC108036617 gene encoding putative phosphatidate phosphatase isoform X1 translates to MSNETSSSETTPLRRPETQSPYNVAENGRQTTVNTTHGGSSSNNNNYGDSVEVRLQEGDRDSGQQQQQQQQTITMDTNKRILCRVGLDILILLCAGFPILLFFLLGEPYKRGFFCDDETLKHPFHDSTVRNWMLYFIGVVIPVGVIVSVEVIISQHKARQDNGNATSRRYVFMNYDVPDWLIECYKKVGIYAFGAVVSQLTTDIAKYSIGRLRPHFMAVCQPQMPDGTTCDDPINVGRYIQEFECKGVGSSARMLKEMRLSFPSGHSSFTFFAMVYLALYLQARMTWRGSKLLRHLLQFVFIMVAWYTALSRVSDYKHHWSDVLAGSLIGSICALVVANYVSDLFQRPNTKPYLARTVQDMNASSPQGITITSN
- the LOC108036617 gene encoding putative phosphatidate phosphatase isoform X2, whose amino-acid sequence is MSNETSSSETTPLRRPETQSPYNVAENGRQTTVNTTHGGSSSNNNNYGDSVEVRLQEGDRDSGQQQQQQQQTITMDTNKRILCRVGLDILILLCAGFPILLFFLLGEPYKRGFFCDDETLKHPFHDSTVRNWMLYFIGVVIPVGVIVSVEVIISQHKARQDNGNATSRRYVFMNYDVPDWLIECYKKVGIYAFGAVVSQLTTDIAKYSIGRLRPHFMAVCQPQMPDGTTCDDPINVGRYIQEFECKGVGSSARMLKEMRLSFPSGHSSFTFFAMVYLALYLQARMTWRGSKLLRHLLQFVFIMVAWYTALSRVSDYKHHWSDVLAGSLIGSICALVVSYGLPQSWFNFQTVWPAKSKAK
- the LOC108036622 gene encoding nucleolar GTP-binding protein 1, producing MSLYNFKKIMVVPPAKDFIDIMLSKTQRKTPTVVHKGYKISRIRAFYTRKVKYTQQNFHDRLSQIIQDFPKLDDVHPFYADLMNVLYDKDHYKLALGQLNTARHLVDNVAKDYVRLLKYGDSLYRCKQLKKAALGRMATIMKRQASNLTYLEQVRQHLSRLPTIDPYSRTIIICGFPNVGKSSFINKITRADVEVQPYAFTTKSLYVGHTDYKYLRWQVIDTPGILDHPLEERNVIEMQAITALAHLRACVLYFMDISEQCGHSLEEQVKLFESIKPLFTNKPLILAINKIDILTPEDLPEERRQIITKLQEDKNIPVMLMSTVQETGVMEVKTEACERLLSYRVDQKMRTKKVDNILNRLHVAMPAPRDDKLRAPCIPEKASARLQQNAEKAERKRKLEKEIEEEMGDDYTLDLKKNYSEIPEEERYDVIPEFWQGHNIADYIDADIFDKLEELEREEGLREESGVYTVPDMSMDETLKEIREMAKQIRGKRFELRDEKRLSSRKNKPVIPRNKQPKVRDRSVQKLVSTMEGLGVDMSGSENANFTKSVVDLRRGQVAVGSKKVPMQPLLDKESSAVVRKTGLPLKRAPSRDSLGIKNLAIRKKAQIMAKRDIAKKVTSRGLKGEADRFIGTKMPKHLYSGKRGNGKTDRR
- the LOC108036259 gene encoding protein lethal(2)k10201, which encodes MDSKAAESVFLSKEQITKILSETPAGFIRPTDPPSPGLPPFKKLGVLVEIDDIVGDQDKAAKISDKEQSYSCAECRRMLPTAHLLDLHITEQHDFYFAASVDRGDKPMFACFLEECTTKFHSPRQRKDHCIVVHKFPANYRFDQGKDKPKEKRKPKSKPNAMDVDEVPGENRGLPYIKAFSFGHQTHRTFYTRKAQKSGETLENVQSMKDAINDILD
- the LOC108036260 gene encoding dolichyl-diphosphooligosaccharide--protein glycosyltransferase subunit 4, with amino-acid sequence MITDVQLAIFSNVLGVFLFLLVVAYHYINANTGKPSAKAK